The DNA region AGACCGAGACCAGTACGACGGTCAGGTACATGATGCCGCCGATGACTGCGATGATCGCGCCGATGCCAAAGATGGCGAGCGTGAGGTCCACGGTTCCGGGGACGACGCCTGCGAAGGTGATGTCCCAGTTGCGGCGGGCGACGCCCTGCAGACCGCTGGTGATCATGCCGAGTGAAACGAGAGCGGTTCCGCCGCCGAAGACGTAGGGCTGCCATTGCGCCCACTTCTTGAGTTTGAGTTCCTTGCGGAAGATGAGCGGGATGACGTAATAGGTGAATGCCATGAAGGCGGTCGTCGTGCCACCGACGACGGTGGCGTGGAAGTGACCGGGCAGGCGCAGGGTGTTGTGCGCGAGCATGTTGATCTGCTCGGTACCGATGGTCACACCTGTCACGCCGCCGATCCAGCCGAAGAGGATCATGGACATGACCAAGCCGCCGAAGCCGGGCTCACCCCACGGCGCGTTGCGCAGCCAGCCGAACAAGCCTTTGGTGAAACCCTTGGCGCGCTGTGCCACTTCCATTGCGGCGGGAATCGAGAAGGCGTGCATCATCGAGCCGAGCACGGCAAGGTACATGGCGTACGAGGTGTTAACGGCTTTCCACGCAAAGGTCATGCCGGGATCCACCAACAGGTGGTGGGCGGAGCCGAGGTTGATGAAGAACAGGTACAGGATGAAGGCGAGGCGCGAGAACTTCTCGTTCAGCGGGCGGATGCCGAGCGTCATCTGCGCGAGCATGTACCAGATGGCGACCATCGCCGCGAGGTTGACCTGTTGGGCGGGATGCCCAAAGCCCCAGAAGAAATTGCGGTAGATGCCAGGGTCGTAGTTGGCAATCATGCCCAATGACCAGAAGAAGGCGGGTACGATAGCGGCGGCGCCTTGCAACAGGGTGTATACCGCCAGGATGGCGGCAGTCATCAAGCCGAAGGCTGCCAGCGGAAGCGAACCCTCGAAGCGTTTTTCACGTTTGGCAACCACAATGTTGATGAAGAACGTGATGACCTGTAACAGCGCCCCAACCGCGAACAGGATATAACTCAAATAGAACAATGGGTGTGCTTTCATCGGAACGTATGCCGTGAAGGTCACAATGCTGTTGGCATCCAGCAGGACGACCACATTGACCATCAAGCCG from Anaerolineales bacterium includes:
- a CDS encoding cbb3-type cytochrome c oxidase subunit I, translated to MTALAPTTPWVAGKKDDYRVCGVTTLKVDMHTERLIIANAVMAVVTLLLGGIAALLIALTRWQAIHLLDAKWFYSLLTIHGIDMLVAWIVFFEMAGLHFGSTALLNARHAAPKLAWFGFILMVIGGLMVNVVVLLDANSIVTFTAYVPMKAHPLFYLSYILFAVGALLQVITFFINIVVAKREKRFEGSLPLAAFGLMTAAILAVYTLLQGAAAIVPAFFWSLGMIANYDPGIYRNFFWGFGHPAQQVNLAAMVAIWYMLAQMTLGIRPLNEKFSRLAFILYLFFINLGSAHHLLVDPGMTFAWKAVNTSYAMYLAVLGSMMHAFSIPAAMEVAQRAKGFTKGLFGWLRNAPWGEPGFGGLVMSMILFGWIGGVTGVTIGTEQINMLAHNTLRLPGHFHATVVGGTTTAFMAFTYYVIPLIFRKELKLKKWAQWQPYVFGGGTALVSLGMITSGLQGVARRNWDITFAGVVPGTVDLTLAIFGIGAIIAVIGGIMYLTVVLVSVFTGPRMEAGQMLLIGGSENPLLESTKLTDEQMEHPKNQPKGTLVLVFAFLAWFAIYYLSNWWLLGRTWFIR